In Sphingomonas sp. SORGH_AS_0950, the following are encoded in one genomic region:
- a CDS encoding long-chain fatty acid--CoA ligase produces MRTLEYFPNLVTMFFTRAAEKGDAPFLWRKQGGAWQAISWAEAARQVASLSAGLRATGLQRGDRVMLVSENRPEWCIADLAIMAAGCVTVPTYTTNTERDHTHIIENSGARAVIVSTQKLATTLLPAALRSNHVQTVIGFEPLKLGPAQIECRQYDALIAAHPTAPDAVAAQADFGRKDLACIIYTSGTGGAPRGVMQHHGAILHNCAGCSAVIAEDFGWEDEVFLSFLPLSHAYEHTGGQHFPIALGGQIYYAEGLDKLAANIEEVRPTIMFVVPRLFEVLHTRIAKAIEKKGGLGARLLDQALALGARSYDGKLRLVDRPAQLAVATLFKPKIAKKFGGRLKAMVSGGAPLNPQVGLFFHSIGLTLLQGYGQTEAAPVIACNRPRAGVRMETVGPPLADTEVRIAEDGEILVRGELVMHGYWRNPVETERVLKDGWLHTGDIGEFDAAGRLRITDRKKDLIINDKGENVAPQKVEGMLTLQPEIGQAMIAGDRRPYMVALIVPDAEWTAEWCAKSGTGCNRTALDDDLDFRAAVSAAVDRVNRDLSVTERIRRFIIADEPFTIENEQLTPSLKIRRHVLREIYGERLDALYRN; encoded by the coding sequence ATGCGTACGCTCGAATATTTCCCCAATCTCGTCACCATGTTCTTCACCCGCGCCGCCGAAAAGGGCGACGCGCCGTTCCTGTGGCGCAAGCAGGGCGGCGCGTGGCAGGCGATCAGCTGGGCCGAGGCGGCGCGGCAGGTGGCCAGCCTGTCGGCGGGGCTGCGCGCGACCGGGCTGCAACGCGGCGACCGGGTGATGCTGGTGTCGGAGAACCGCCCCGAATGGTGCATCGCCGACCTCGCCATCATGGCGGCGGGCTGCGTCACGGTGCCGACCTACACCACCAATACCGAGCGCGATCATACCCATATCATCGAGAATTCGGGCGCGCGCGCGGTCATCGTCTCGACCCAGAAGCTGGCGACGACGCTGCTCCCCGCCGCGCTGCGCTCCAACCATGTCCAGACGGTGATCGGGTTCGAGCCGCTCAAGCTCGGCCCCGCGCAGATCGAGTGCCGCCAATATGACGCGCTGATCGCCGCGCATCCGACCGCGCCCGATGCGGTGGCCGCACAGGCCGATTTCGGCCGCAAGGACCTGGCCTGCATCATCTACACCTCGGGCACCGGCGGCGCGCCGCGCGGGGTGATGCAGCATCACGGCGCGATCCTGCACAATTGCGCCGGATGCAGCGCGGTGATCGCGGAGGATTTCGGCTGGGAGGACGAGGTGTTCCTGTCCTTCCTCCCCCTCTCGCACGCCTATGAGCATACCGGCGGCCAGCATTTCCCGATCGCGCTGGGCGGGCAGATTTATTATGCCGAGGGCCTCGACAAGCTGGCCGCCAATATCGAGGAGGTGCGCCCGACGATCATGTTCGTCGTGCCCCGCCTGTTCGAAGTGCTGCACACCCGCATCGCCAAGGCGATCGAGAAGAAGGGCGGGCTCGGCGCGCGGCTGCTCGACCAGGCGCTGGCGCTGGGCGCGCGCAGCTATGACGGCAAGCTCCGGCTGGTCGACCGGCCCGCGCAACTGGCGGTGGCGACGCTGTTCAAGCCCAAGATCGCCAAGAAGTTCGGCGGAAGGCTGAAGGCGATGGTGTCGGGCGGCGCGCCGCTGAATCCCCAGGTCGGGCTGTTCTTCCATTCGATCGGCCTCACCTTGCTGCAAGGCTATGGCCAGACCGAGGCCGCGCCGGTCATCGCCTGCAACCGGCCGCGCGCCGGCGTGCGGATGGAAACGGTCGGCCCGCCGCTGGCGGATACCGAGGTCCGCATCGCCGAAGATGGCGAGATACTGGTGCGCGGCGAATTGGTCATGCACGGCTATTGGCGCAATCCGGTCGAGACCGAGCGGGTGCTGAAGGACGGCTGGCTGCATACCGGCGATATCGGCGAGTTCGACGCGGCCGGTCGCCTGCGCATCACCGACCGCAAGAAGGACCTGATCATCAACGACAAGGGCGAGAATGTCGCCCCCCAGAAGGTCGAGGGGATGCTGACGCTCCAGCCCGAGATCGGCCAGGCGATGATCGCGGGGGACCGGCGTCCCTATATGGTCGCGCTGATCGTGCCCGATGCCGAATGGACGGCGGAATGGTGCGCGAAGTCGGGGACGGGGTGCAACCGCACCGCGCTGGACGACGATCTCGACTTCCGCGCGGCGGTCTCGGCGGCGGTCGACCGGGTCAATCGCGACCTGTCGGTGACCGAACGCATCCGCCGCTTCATCATCGCCGACGAACCCTTCACGATCGAGAACGAGCAGCTGACCCCGTCCTTGAAGATCCGCCGCCACGTCCTGCGCGAAATCTATGGCGAGCGACTGGACGCGCTCTACAGGAATTGA